Proteins from one Desertifilum tharense IPPAS B-1220 genomic window:
- a CDS encoding ABC transporter substrate-binding protein: MTRRELRWLLLTGLMLLTCWQTIACARVDNAGSQTDCYVVEHAAGVTCVPNTIQRLVTLDIASLENAIALGVQPVGGTLSERVPAHLHRTLGETANVGAAGEPNLEQILAVKPDFIIGLGHHQAIYPQLSRIAPTVLVNFEHSGQWKEVFHQFSQVLNREAIAQQIMSEYRDRASALHEAIEAASSSQGLPFPPQVSVVRIYPDSINLYLRDSFVGTILQDAGLARPEAQNISASDAQQRFGNPIQVSISLERLEKADGDVLFVWTGEDTSQASQAARENLNRLKANPLWQQLKAMQTQRVYLVPDYWIGWGPIIAKATIDDLLKYLVEQKPKNSV; this comes from the coding sequence ATGACTAGACGAGAATTGCGGTGGTTGCTCTTAACTGGGTTAATGTTATTAACCTGCTGGCAAACGATCGCCTGTGCGAGAGTGGATAACGCCGGATCTCAAACCGACTGCTATGTTGTGGAACACGCAGCGGGCGTAACCTGCGTTCCCAATACAATTCAACGCCTCGTTACCTTAGATATAGCCTCCTTGGAAAATGCGATCGCTCTCGGCGTTCAACCCGTCGGTGGTACCCTATCGGAAAGGGTTCCGGCTCATCTTCACAGAACGCTTGGGGAAACAGCCAATGTGGGCGCAGCCGGGGAACCCAATTTAGAGCAGATATTAGCCGTCAAACCCGATTTCATTATCGGTTTAGGGCATCATCAAGCCATCTATCCCCAACTCTCGCGCATTGCGCCAACGGTGCTTGTCAACTTTGAGCATAGCGGTCAGTGGAAAGAGGTGTTTCACCAGTTTAGTCAGGTTCTCAACCGGGAAGCGATCGCCCAACAGATAATGAGTGAATATCGCGATCGCGCTTCAGCATTGCACGAGGCGATCGAAGCTGCCAGTTCTTCCCAAGGGTTGCCTTTTCCGCCGCAAGTGTCGGTTGTGCGAATCTATCCCGACAGCATCAACCTCTATCTACGCGATTCGTTTGTGGGAACCATTTTACAAGATGCGGGACTGGCACGACCGGAGGCTCAAAACATTTCTGCTTCTGATGCTCAACAACGGTTTGGCAACCCTATTCAAGTCTCGATTAGTTTGGAACGCTTAGAAAAAGCCGATGGCGATGTCCTATTTGTCTGGACTGGGGAAGATACCTCACAAGCCAGTCAAGCCGCGCGAGAAAACTTAAACCGCTTGAAGGCTAATCCCCTATGGCAACAACTCAAAGCGATGCAAACGCAGCGCGTCTATCTGGTTCCCGACTACTGGATCGGGTGGGGACCGATTATCGCTAAAGCTACAATTGACGACTTGTTGAAATACTTAGTAGAGCAAAAACCCAAAAATTCCGTTTAG
- a CDS encoding ABC transporter ATP-binding protein: MQIPLQQYGALLADYLKPQWGAVVGLTIALLTSIALQIINPQILSYFIDTIFTGGEARSLPWAALAFSAIAFLTQVFSLSATYWGETVAWTATNALRSDLVAHCLQLDLSFHKAHTPGELLERVDGDVNALSRFFSQLVIHVFGNGILLIGILVVLWFENPFAGMSLTLFAGVALSVLLGLRSGAIAPWAEYRQISAEFYGTLSEQISGREDLCANGAVPYVMYRFYALLQRWLPVYHQARFASTVLWFSSVGLFTLGNAIALTLSAYLWQQNAITIGTAYLIFHYTNLLSQPIERIREELEQLQQVEASIYRIRELLSIQPRLKQSVGVPLPSTACAVTFENVYFRYQGQNPDEWTLHNVSFSLPPSQVLGILGRTGSGKSTIARLLLRFYDIQSGEIRLGEGAIAKTCLSQLRQRVGLVTQDVQLFQASIRDNLTFFDPHISDTVILEAMETLLLSPWLKSLPNGLNTQLGAESSGLSAGQAQLLALVRVFLKNPSLVILDEASSRLDPQTEALLERAIDRLLSNRTGIIIAHRLQTLKRADRILILEQGKVVEYGDRQTLLSQSQSQFAQWLNAQTIERP, translated from the coding sequence ATGCAAATTCCCCTTCAGCAATATGGAGCGCTTTTAGCAGATTATCTCAAGCCACAATGGGGCGCAGTTGTGGGCTTAACGATCGCGCTTTTGACTAGCATTGCGCTGCAAATTATCAATCCGCAAATTCTCAGTTATTTTATCGATACGATCTTTACCGGAGGCGAAGCGCGATCGCTCCCTTGGGCTGCACTGGCGTTTAGTGCGATCGCTTTTCTAACGCAAGTCTTCTCACTCAGCGCCACCTATTGGGGCGAAACGGTTGCTTGGACTGCCACAAATGCGCTGCGATCTGACTTGGTTGCCCATTGTCTCCAACTCGACTTATCGTTCCATAAGGCTCACACGCCAGGAGAATTGCTAGAGCGGGTAGATGGCGATGTCAATGCTTTGTCGCGATTTTTCTCGCAGTTAGTGATTCATGTCTTCGGTAACGGTATTCTCTTAATCGGCATTCTAGTGGTTTTGTGGTTTGAGAACCCCTTTGCGGGGATGAGTCTCACCCTATTCGCCGGGGTGGCGCTATCGGTGTTATTGGGGTTGCGTTCTGGTGCGATCGCGCCTTGGGCCGAATATCGTCAAATTAGCGCCGAATTTTATGGCACATTGAGCGAACAAATTTCTGGACGCGAAGACCTCTGTGCGAATGGTGCAGTTCCCTACGTAATGTATCGGTTTTATGCCTTGTTGCAACGCTGGCTTCCGGTTTATCACCAGGCCCGGTTTGCCAGTACGGTACTGTGGTTTAGCAGCGTGGGCTTATTTACCCTGGGAAATGCGATCGCCCTCACTCTTTCTGCCTATTTGTGGCAGCAAAACGCGATTACGATTGGCACCGCTTACCTCATTTTTCACTACACCAATCTGCTCTCGCAACCCATCGAACGCATTCGCGAAGAACTCGAACAACTGCAACAGGTAGAAGCCAGCATCTATCGCATCCGCGAGTTATTGAGTATCCAGCCTCGTTTAAAGCAATCAGTGGGCGTACCGCTACCCTCAACAGCTTGTGCAGTCACCTTTGAAAACGTGTACTTTCGCTATCAGGGTCAAAACCCAGACGAGTGGACGCTACACAATGTCTCGTTTTCACTTCCCCCCAGTCAAGTCTTAGGCATTCTGGGGAGAACGGGAAGCGGTAAAAGTACGATCGCCCGTTTGCTATTGCGATTTTACGATATTCAATCGGGTGAAATTCGGTTAGGAGAGGGCGCGATCGCTAAAACTTGTCTGTCTCAACTCCGCCAGCGCGTCGGCTTAGTTACCCAAGATGTGCAGTTATTTCAAGCCAGCATTCGAGATAATCTCACCTTTTTCGATCCGCACATTAGCGATACTGTGATTCTGGAAGCAATGGAAACGCTGTTGTTAAGTCCCTGGTTAAAGTCGCTTCCCAACGGACTCAATACGCAACTGGGGGCCGAGAGTAGCGGACTTTCCGCCGGACAAGCCCAGTTACTGGCTTTAGTGCGCGTTTTTCTCAAAAATCCCAGTTTAGTGATTTTAGATGAAGCCTCGTCTCGCCTTGATCCCCAAACGGAAGCTCTTTTAGAACGGGCTATCGATCGACTGTTGAGCAACCGGACGGGGATTATTATTGCCCATCGCTTGCAGACCTTGAAACGAGCCGATCGCATCCTAATTTTAGAGCAAGGCAAGGTTGTGGAATATGGCGATCGCCAAACCTTACTCTCTCAAAGTCAATCTCAGTTTGCCCAATGGCTCAATGCTCAAACTATTGAGCGTCCTTGA
- a CDS encoding cyclopropane-fatty-acyl-phospholipid synthase family protein encodes MTPSTLNLQTASAHQVMAAAGKKILRPGGKAATLQLCQWAQFQPGETVLELAASFGYSAIALAQQYGVRVVGVEKNPESVARARVNIQAAGLSDRVEVIEGDIFHLERIPGQFDCVLAEAILTMQSPLGKAKVLQGICDRLKPGGRFLSHELLARASQTEIHQALAAALRVNSTPLSEQEWIELCQTTGFEVVQRQTGAMELLNPTRIIQDEGWVDASKFFWNVLTQPGLRDRLFAIRRVFKQYERELGYLILSAERKSI; translated from the coding sequence ATGACTCCATCAACCCTGAATTTACAAACCGCTAGCGCTCATCAAGTGATGGCGGCGGCGGGTAAGAAAATTTTGCGTCCGGGTGGTAAGGCTGCAACGCTTCAACTGTGCCAGTGGGCGCAATTTCAGCCGGGGGAAACTGTTTTAGAACTGGCTGCCAGTTTTGGTTATAGCGCGATCGCTCTGGCTCAACAATACGGCGTTCGGGTGGTGGGCGTTGAAAAAAATCCCGAAAGTGTCGCCCGCGCCCGTGTCAATATTCAAGCTGCGGGTTTGAGCGATCGCGTTGAAGTCATTGAAGGGGATATTTTTCATTTAGAACGCATTCCCGGACAATTTGATTGCGTGCTAGCTGAAGCCATTCTAACGATGCAATCCCCTCTAGGGAAAGCGAAGGTTTTACAAGGGATTTGCGATCGCCTCAAGCCAGGAGGACGGTTTCTTTCCCATGAGTTGCTGGCGCGTGCGAGTCAAACCGAAATTCACCAAGCCTTAGCCGCAGCCCTGCGCGTCAATTCTACTCCCCTATCGGAACAAGAGTGGATTGAGTTGTGCCAAACTACCGGGTTTGAGGTGGTACAACGCCAAACTGGGGCGATGGAACTGCTGAACCCCACTCGCATTATCCAGGATGAAGGATGGGTAGATGCGAGCAAGTTTTTCTGGAACGTACTGACTCAACCCGGTTTGCGCGATCGCCTCTTCGCGATCCGGCGCGTCTTTAAGCAGTACGAACGGGAATTAGGCTACCTGATTTTATCTGCTGAACGGAAGTCAATTTAG
- a CDS encoding cupin domain-containing protein, whose amino-acid sequence MNTPTVRSQSLSPGESLVAQLQDKIEYAETGVLSKVLLKVPSCQYTLFCLAAGTDITEHTSTRNAVIYVLEGQGTLTLEGKEIPLEPSVFIFMPANAPHALKAEANLAFLLTLSEG is encoded by the coding sequence ATGAATACCCCGACAGTGCGATCGCAAAGCCTCTCCCCAGGAGAATCGCTCGTTGCTCAACTCCAAGACAAAATTGAGTATGCAGAAACAGGCGTACTCAGCAAAGTCCTGCTCAAGGTTCCCAGTTGTCAATACACGCTCTTTTGTCTAGCGGCGGGTACAGATATTACCGAACACACCTCAACGCGGAATGCTGTTATCTATGTCCTTGAAGGACAAGGAACCCTAACTCTAGAAGGAAAAGAGATACCCTTAGAACCTAGTGTATTTATCTTTATGCCCGCTAATGCCCCCCACGCCCTGAAAGCAGAGGCTAATTTAGCCTTTCTCCTCACCTTGTCTGAGGGTTAG
- the rsgA gene encoding ribosome small subunit-dependent GTPase A: MNLESLGWNHFFADNFSAYQEQGYTAGRVIQQQKNRYIISSQSGEISAEISGRMHYQNSFPAVGDWVVIGEKQAKIYDILPRKSKLSRKIAGTQTDEQIIATNIDTIFLVSGLDRDFNLRRIERYLVLIWESGATPVIILNKADLCPNLEQYQAELETIALGVPIICISALNKQGLEALLPYLEFGKTVALIGSSGVGKSTITNQLAQQEMQAVNSLRKDARGRHTTTHRELIVLPSGGLLIDTPGMREIQFWQGEEGLQETFSDIDKLARLCRFRDCQHDTEPGCAVQQALLEGTLSQHRFASYQKLQQELAYAHQRQNKKAALVEKEKWKKIHKALRKNPKG, from the coding sequence GTGAACTTAGAATCTTTAGGCTGGAATCATTTTTTCGCTGATAACTTTAGCGCGTACCAAGAACAAGGCTACACCGCAGGTCGAGTCATTCAACAGCAGAAAAATCGCTATATCATCTCCAGCCAATCGGGAGAAATATCCGCCGAAATTAGCGGCAGAATGCATTACCAAAACTCCTTTCCAGCCGTAGGAGATTGGGTTGTTATTGGCGAGAAACAAGCGAAAATCTACGATATTTTGCCCAGAAAGAGTAAGCTATCCCGCAAAATCGCCGGAACTCAAACGGACGAGCAAATTATTGCTACCAACATCGACACCATCTTTCTCGTTTCTGGCTTAGATCGAGATTTTAACCTCAGAAGAATTGAGCGCTATTTGGTCTTAATTTGGGAAAGCGGCGCAACGCCTGTCATTATCTTAAATAAAGCCGATTTATGCCCCAATCTAGAACAATATCAAGCAGAACTAGAAACAATTGCTTTGGGCGTCCCCATTATTTGCATTAGCGCCTTGAACAAACAAGGGCTTGAAGCCTTATTGCCTTATCTAGAATTCGGGAAAACAGTCGCTTTAATCGGTTCTTCTGGCGTGGGCAAATCGACGATTACTAATCAACTCGCCCAACAAGAAATGCAAGCCGTCAATTCCCTCCGCAAAGATGCGCGGGGGAGACACACAACCACCCATCGCGAATTAATTGTTCTCCCCTCTGGAGGTTTATTAATCGATACTCCCGGAATGCGAGAAATCCAGTTTTGGCAGGGTGAAGAAGGATTGCAAGAAACCTTTTCTGATATTGACAAACTCGCCCGTTTGTGTCGTTTTCGCGATTGCCAACATGATACAGAACCAGGCTGTGCCGTGCAACAAGCCCTCTTAGAAGGAACTCTGAGCCAACACCGCTTTGCCAGTTACCAAAAACTGCAACAAGAGTTAGCGTATGCTCATCAACGACAAAACAAAAAAGCCGCTTTAGTAGAAAAAGAAAAATGGAAAAAAATCCATAAAGCCCTGCGAAAAAATCCCAAGGGTTAG
- a CDS encoding ATP-binding protein, which produces MNNLWRKIESIQTEGLRLASQQPTSINEYSHPPNTNSRMLSLRWYLVLLVAGTLVPVMLFAVTVVYQLSRQEQAASERRILLAARNLATAVDRELSSTTRTLQALTALESLTSNDLEAFHQEAMQVVQTQASWVTIILISPDGQQLVNTLQPFGQPLPQASERDSLQQVVTTNQPAIGNFSPSILKRNLSGVPVRIPVIREGQLQYILTAILNQAAIAQVVQAQTSIEGEWTRTIVDGLGVVVARTREPERFVGQRGTPSFLQRITQSKESIYRDTTLDNISVYIAFSQIGNSPWTAAVTVPVDVIQSPTRQAMRLAVGSGFALLLVSGIGAFILSRQISRSITLAADAAAALAKGEHPQVSSLSIREVVFLGQSLEFAANLLSQRERERAENLRRAEAAREEAEAANRIKDEFLTVLSHELRTPLNPILGWSQLLRRGKLDATMTATALETIERNAKLQTQLIEDLLDVSRILKGKLALNMAPVNLASTIEAAIATVELAAEAKSIKVQTQFPPVAVQVLGDAARLQQVIWNLVSNAVKFTPPGGQVEVQLGRVDSMVQIRVCDTGKGIHPDFLPYVFEYFRQQDSTTTRQFGGLGLGLAIVRHLVELHGGTVQAESLGEGQGATFTVSLPLLQVEGVRERMNGGEGGDRNGESLLLKDLRVLLVDDDADTRDFLSFTLTQNQAIVTAVGSAREALAAIAQASFDVLISDIGMPGMNGYQLIQAIRARGSAPNAQLKAIALTAYAGETNQEQALRAGFQRHLAKPIESDLLVSVILDLVSAPARDRL; this is translated from the coding sequence ATGAATAATCTATGGCGGAAAATCGAGTCAATTCAGACGGAAGGGTTGAGGCTTGCTAGCCAACAACCTACTTCTATCAATGAGTATTCTCACCCCCCCAATACCAATAGCCGGATGCTGTCCTTAAGGTGGTATTTAGTGTTACTGGTTGCCGGAACCTTAGTACCCGTAATGTTATTCGCCGTTACAGTTGTTTATCAACTCTCGCGCCAAGAGCAAGCGGCTTCAGAACGACGCATCCTTCTCGCGGCCCGCAACCTCGCCACCGCCGTAGACCGAGAACTGTCCAGCACCACTCGGACGCTTCAGGCCCTAACCGCCTTAGAATCCCTCACCTCAAACGATCTGGAAGCCTTTCATCAGGAAGCCATGCAAGTCGTCCAGACGCAAGCCTCTTGGGTGACAATCATTCTGATCTCCCCAGACGGTCAGCAACTCGTCAACACGCTACAACCCTTCGGTCAACCTTTGCCCCAAGCCTCAGAACGAGATAGCTTGCAACAGGTGGTAACAACCAATCAGCCTGCAATTGGGAATTTTTCGCCCTCTATCCTCAAGCGCAACTTATCCGGCGTTCCCGTCCGCATTCCGGTGATCCGAGAGGGTCAGCTTCAGTATATCCTCACCGCCATCCTCAATCAGGCGGCGATCGCCCAAGTGGTACAAGCCCAAACCAGCATTGAGGGCGAGTGGACGCGCACCATCGTAGACGGTTTAGGGGTTGTCGTTGCCCGCACCCGCGAACCCGAACGCTTTGTCGGTCAACGCGGTACGCCTTCCTTTCTCCAGCGCATTACCCAATCCAAGGAGAGCATTTACCGAGATACAACCTTAGACAACATCAGCGTCTATATTGCCTTCAGTCAGATTGGCAACTCCCCTTGGACAGCAGCCGTTACAGTTCCCGTGGATGTCATTCAAAGCCCCACCCGGCAAGCAATGAGGCTAGCTGTGGGTTCGGGTTTTGCCCTGCTTTTAGTCAGCGGTATCGGCGCTTTTATCCTCTCGCGGCAAATTTCGCGCAGCATTACCTTAGCAGCCGACGCGGCGGCAGCCCTAGCAAAGGGGGAACATCCTCAAGTGAGTTCGCTATCGATCCGAGAGGTGGTCTTTCTCGGTCAGTCTCTCGAATTTGCCGCGAATCTGCTGTCGCAGCGGGAACGGGAACGGGCGGAAAACTTGCGACGGGCAGAAGCGGCTAGGGAGGAAGCGGAGGCGGCTAACCGCATTAAAGATGAGTTTTTAACGGTGTTATCCCACGAGTTGCGAACGCCTCTCAATCCGATTCTAGGGTGGTCTCAATTGCTCCGTAGAGGCAAGTTAGATGCGACCATGACTGCGACGGCGTTAGAAACGATTGAGCGTAATGCGAAGTTGCAAACCCAACTGATTGAGGATTTGTTGGATGTTTCCCGGATTTTGAAGGGGAAGCTGGCGCTGAATATGGCTCCGGTGAATTTAGCCTCGACGATTGAAGCGGCGATCGCAACGGTAGAATTGGCAGCAGAAGCCAAGTCTATCAAGGTGCAAACTCAGTTCCCTCCGGTTGCGGTACAGGTGCTAGGGGATGCGGCTCGCCTTCAGCAGGTCATCTGGAATTTAGTCAGCAATGCGGTGAAGTTTACACCCCCTGGGGGACAGGTGGAGGTGCAGTTGGGGCGCGTTGATTCAATGGTTCAAATTCGGGTTTGCGATACGGGTAAGGGCATTCACCCCGATTTTCTGCCCTATGTTTTTGAGTATTTCCGCCAGCAAGATAGTACGACGACGCGCCAATTTGGGGGTTTGGGGTTGGGGTTAGCTATTGTGCGGCATTTGGTGGAACTGCATGGGGGAACGGTGCAAGCCGAGAGTTTGGGAGAGGGGCAAGGGGCAACGTTTACGGTAAGTTTGCCTCTATTGCAGGTAGAAGGGGTGCGGGAAAGGATGAATGGAGGGGAAGGGGGCGATCGCAATGGCGAATCTTTGCTTCTCAAAGACTTGCGCGTTTTGCTGGTGGATGATGATGCGGATACGCGAGATTTTTTGAGCTTTACTTTAACGCAGAATCAGGCAATTGTGACGGCGGTGGGTTCTGCTCGCGAGGCGTTGGCTGCGATCGCGCAAGCCTCATTTGATGTGTTAATTAGCGATATTGGGATGCCAGGGATGAATGGCTATCAATTGATACAGGCGATTCGGGCGCGGGGTTCTGCCCCTAACGCGCAACTGAAGGCGATCGCGCTGACAGCCTATGCGGGGGAGACGAACCAAGAGCAAGCGCTGCGGGCGGGCTTTCAGCGTCATCTGGCGAAGCCGATAGAATCCGATCTGCTGGTCAGCGTTATCCTAGATTTAGTTTCCGCTCCCGCGCGCGATCGCCTCTAA
- a CDS encoding Crp/Fnr family transcriptional regulator encodes MKATLDQLASISIFTQLQPEQLTRLQPHSVVQTYQTGEIISHEGDRLSPRLYALIAGLLRVSKTASNGKETILRTLANGDIFAAPALFGNGIAPATVIAESEVQVLMVDRVALLAAIQENPEIALHMMAVFNQRLQQLHEMVHGLVSERAIVRLARLIQYAAEVPGMPVSQQGICLRQPLSYYEIARSIGITYEECVRLFKQLKPIVSYRRGGKITILDWEGLEAIARGSGN; translated from the coding sequence ATGAAAGCGACTCTCGATCAACTTGCCTCAATCTCCATCTTTACTCAACTCCAGCCGGAACAACTAACCCGCTTGCAGCCTCATAGCGTGGTGCAAACCTATCAAACGGGTGAAATTATCTCTCATGAGGGCGATCGCCTCTCTCCCCGCCTCTATGCCCTAATTGCAGGATTGTTGCGAGTCAGCAAAACGGCTAGCAACGGTAAAGAGACGATTCTGCGAACCCTCGCCAATGGCGATATCTTCGCCGCCCCCGCCCTATTTGGCAATGGGATCGCCCCCGCAACAGTGATTGCAGAGAGCGAAGTGCAAGTGCTGATGGTCGATCGCGTGGCCTTGCTTGCAGCGATCCAAGAAAATCCCGAAATCGCCTTGCACATGATGGCCGTATTTAACCAGCGACTCCAGCAACTCCACGAAATGGTACATGGGTTAGTTTCCGAGAGGGCGATCGTCCGGTTAGCCCGCTTGATTCAATATGCCGCCGAAGTTCCCGGAATGCCGGTTTCTCAGCAGGGAATTTGTCTGCGCCAGCCCCTTTCCTATTATGAGATTGCCCGCAGTATCGGCATTACCTATGAAGAATGCGTGCGCCTGTTTAAGCAACTCAAGCCGATCGTTTCCTATCGTCGCGGGGGGAAAATTACGATTTTGGATTGGGAAGGCTTAGAGGCGATCGCGCGCGGGAGCGGAAACTAA
- a CDS encoding ATP-binding protein has product MKWLLEEKAIACSLAAILLLLGLVNLVSSKNTTELVENANQVQSTYNVLGTLTDFYAAMSVAESGRRGYIFSGREEELSRHQTAVEEMEVELSELQQYAVLNGVQQQRLQQLEQLTRQRMVLFEQSIELYQRDRSLEAMQTQHAITDRSVQIREQIQSLLTEIKNTENQQLQDSLKQARQNIQYRSTIERAGILLIVVVACGVVWVFYWGQRRRQQFQELEKTLAQEQELSNLKLRLFSMISHEFRTPLSVILVSSQLLTEILEFKIEPSQLKNLYRIQNSAKLMNRLITDLLTLTRAEAGKLEHQPEWLDIEEFCLNLLDDFQSSHAVQHDLQFTSQGEFGRVYLDEKLLYSIMSNLLLNAIKYSPSGTQVTLKIEGDPEQIIFEVEDQGIGIPEEEKANIFNPFYRGQNVEGISGSGLGLAVVSKCVEIQKGRIEVNSHVGEGTRFRVYIPRIDKDAIPLGIPTGSVD; this is encoded by the coding sequence ATGAAATGGCTGCTTGAGGAGAAGGCGATCGCCTGTAGTTTGGCAGCAATCTTATTGCTGTTGGGGTTGGTCAACCTGGTGTCTTCTAAAAATACAACAGAGTTGGTAGAAAACGCCAACCAGGTTCAATCGACCTACAATGTCTTGGGAACGCTAACCGATTTTTACGCTGCTATGAGCGTAGCAGAGTCGGGAAGGCGCGGCTATATTTTTTCGGGCCGGGAGGAGGAATTAAGCCGCCATCAGACAGCAGTAGAAGAGATGGAAGTGGAGTTAAGCGAACTCCAGCAATATGCGGTTCTCAACGGGGTTCAACAGCAACGCCTCCAGCAGTTGGAGCAATTAACCCGACAGCGGATGGTACTCTTTGAGCAGTCTATTGAACTGTATCAGCGCGATCGCTCTTTAGAAGCTATGCAAACTCAGCACGCGATCACCGATCGCAGCGTGCAGATCCGCGAACAGATTCAAAGCCTATTAACTGAAATTAAAAATACCGAAAATCAACAACTGCAAGATTCTTTAAAACAAGCTCGACAAAATATACAATATCGCTCTACCATTGAACGGGCAGGAATCCTTTTAATTGTGGTGGTGGCTTGCGGTGTCGTGTGGGTCTTTTATTGGGGACAACGACGAAGACAACAATTTCAAGAATTGGAAAAAACCTTAGCTCAGGAACAGGAACTTAGCAATCTTAAATTGCGTTTGTTTTCCATGATTTCTCATGAATTTCGCACGCCGTTGAGCGTCATTTTAGTTTCTTCTCAACTGTTAACTGAGATTTTAGAGTTTAAGATTGAACCAAGTCAGTTAAAGAATTTATATCGGATTCAAAATTCAGCGAAACTGATGAATCGATTAATTACTGATTTGCTCACCCTGACGAGAGCAGAGGCGGGAAAGCTGGAACATCAACCCGAATGGCTAGATATTGAAGAGTTTTGTCTGAATTTACTAGATGATTTTCAATCTTCTCATGCGGTACAGCATGACCTTCAATTTACCAGTCAAGGTGAATTTGGGCGAGTTTACCTGGATGAGAAATTATTGTATTCCATTATGAGTAACTTATTACTCAATGCGATTAAATATTCTCCGTCAGGAACCCAAGTAACATTAAAAATTGAGGGCGATCCAGAACAAATTATCTTTGAAGTAGAAGACCAAGGGATAGGGATTCCAGAAGAGGAAAAAGCGAATATTTTCAACCCCTTTTATCGCGGACAAAATGTTGAGGGAATTTCAGGCAGCGGTTTGGGATTGGCTGTGGTTAGCAAGTGCGTGGAAATTCAAAAGGGGAGGATTGAAGTTAATAGTCATGTGGGAGAAGGGACAAGGTTTAGAGTGTATATTCCTCGGATTGATAAAGATGCAATTCCTTTAGGCATTCCTACGGGAAGCGTCGATTGA
- a CDS encoding response regulator transcription factor — MRILIAEDDVQLSEVLTEVLTRRQYVVDVARDGLTAWNLTEISAYDLIILDVTLPKMNGIQFCQQLRMAETKKHQHLKGAVPVLMLTARDTVADKIVGLDAGADDYVTKPFDLEELMARVRALLRRGLSTTELTLHWGCLQLNPSTHEATYADQLLALTPKEYALLELLVASGRRILSRSGIIEQLWSADESPVAETVNSHIRGLRQKLKAQGAPDDFIQTVHGLGYRLK; from the coding sequence ATGCGGATTTTGATTGCTGAAGACGATGTGCAATTATCAGAGGTCTTAACAGAAGTTCTCACTCGCCGCCAGTATGTCGTAGATGTGGCGCGGGATGGACTCACGGCTTGGAATCTAACTGAAATCAGCGCCTACGATCTAATTATTCTAGATGTCACCCTTCCCAAAATGAACGGGATTCAATTTTGTCAGCAGTTGCGAATGGCAGAAACGAAAAAACACCAACACCTCAAAGGTGCAGTTCCCGTCCTGATGCTGACTGCGCGGGATACCGTTGCTGATAAAATTGTGGGTCTAGATGCAGGTGCCGATGATTATGTCACCAAACCCTTCGATCTTGAAGAGTTAATGGCCCGCGTTCGCGCCTTGCTGAGACGGGGACTATCAACCACTGAGTTAACCCTACATTGGGGCTGTCTCCAGTTGAATCCTAGCACCCATGAGGCAACTTACGCAGACCAACTCCTCGCCCTCACCCCCAAAGAGTACGCGCTGCTAGAGTTACTGGTTGCAAGTGGTAGGCGCATTTTAAGCCGATCGGGCATTATTGAACAATTATGGTCAGCAGATGAGTCACCCGTCGCAGAAACCGTGAATTCTCATATCCGGGGACTGCGACAAAAGCTTAAAGCTCAAGGCGCACCCGATGATTTCATTCAAACGGTACATGGGTTAGGATATCGGTTGAAGTGA
- a CDS encoding DUF4241 domain-containing protein gives MNKPDFLKAFQPGQKLISRLGHMTLTSYQLGHLILTSGKLVACDPLVFPGTDPFDVQFKPGHYPVILSVAHNSKDDNITVAYAMLRLSEQIPVKWELATKFGENLSTLSENEVFGYGVDSGTGCFMDADTSQIIVDQCWEAETYEESLTCKLEETIEENYSLGYNWANLCVDDSTQANVIAFDSGVGDGFYASYFGLDIEGCIVAVVTEFLSGELP, from the coding sequence ATGAACAAGCCAGATTTTTTGAAAGCTTTTCAGCCGGGACAAAAATTAATTTCTCGTTTGGGTCACATGACTTTAACATCCTATCAACTTGGACATTTAATTTTAACTTCTGGAAAGTTAGTGGCTTGTGACCCTCTAGTTTTTCCAGGTACAGACCCTTTTGATGTCCAATTTAAGCCTGGTCATTATCCAGTTATTTTGAGTGTGGCACACAATTCCAAGGATGATAATATAACAGTTGCTTATGCAATGCTTCGCCTGAGCGAACAAATCCCTGTGAAATGGGAATTAGCTACTAAATTTGGTGAAAACTTAAGTACACTTTCAGAAAATGAAGTATTTGGTTATGGGGTTGACTCTGGCACAGGTTGTTTTATGGACGCGGATACTAGTCAAATTATTGTAGATCAATGTTGGGAAGCGGAAACTTATGAAGAAAGTTTGACTTGCAAGCTAGAAGAAACAATAGAAGAAAATTATAGCCTAGGATACAATTGGGCTAATCTGTGCGTAGATGACTCTACACAAGCAAATGTGATTGCATTTGATTCAGGTGTGGGTGATGGTTTCTATGCTTCTTATTTTGGACTTGATATTGAGGGTTGTATTGTGGCAGTTGTAACAGAGTTTTTGTCAGGAGAATTACCATAA